Proteins found in one Aethina tumida isolate Nest 87 chromosome 1, icAetTumi1.1, whole genome shotgun sequence genomic segment:
- the LOC109600700 gene encoding bromodomain adjacent to zinc finger domain protein 2B isoform X11, translating to MDKENGKSNESSSGSTKASNTQDPSSLLDAASLFAYWPRGDAANAANAANLFAAAGGGFGLPPHPSLPFGMLPPSGGGGRGGSMSSLSASSSAAAAAYNNAYTNTLSVAASQAASLGIPAASAAWWSMASHLAAQDYLARLQASGMNFPSLGNPSDLQYSSLGLPSLSSHHKSSKNSKSSSLSRSQGHSKDKLASMSKVDSRIEQSLKATSVQNSKSGGSGSQKYSNSGLSIQPSMKLPSSNASGDRKQSSKNSDLSYMKHLDKPKSSSASSGVKVSSQPAPSIFTSPLTLASNSDKNSPNSNSTQNSVNSSSIASLPSSILSDPNSILGGVRLPPDTEIIKYTSSIVGPKIPGTTNRGRKKTISLDPPVDQDGLTPPSTPSGDRVEVIKLPATNGSPSSMFNSSGGSDATGGDYPLNLSLKPSTAVSTASGSSSLNSLSNMSANIGVDRISRRKPGPKPRRVVPSGSQLPPAAPSASLAQLFAQADSPRPPSRNEGSDGGSSTSSTCAGGSASTMTSMSANHKEGRPRNLGRGVSKPKKNTVASLLAQSRALGIKPGPMLDPNASMNQQMNVLKSNILAAQQYISEAGGDEKALNKFLQEKFRGTLSDSSTVDASTDSDNLTDSNHTDSEMESEVAAKKQKQYDERLLRVPLELGWKRETVIRGLTKNGGIKGDVTYVAPDSSNKFKQMSDITQYLEYQKNGELSRDNFTFSCRVILGDYLQPVPPEMATDGSEFIHLSEEDVNRRLEELKMAMRTSLPVEQRIEMARKQQAARAAARLDREQARLAKEIERTERQEAARRDREARSQQMLEAKRKRQEELEKHRLEEQQRKQQERELKRQQAAILKEQMYIQEISKQREILYTVELERERRRQHMALVKALENRRKLEERERKKQQLLAEKQANKEKKKEQRKIELEILNEIRKPCEDLELDQKPLPEFDRIPNMKMPGKAFADILMVFEFLHNFGETLGFDMESLPTLDSLQQALLPHDNSLDAEEELFSVMTHLLVCAIEDPGIPNPARHTTILGQSLRQADITHQNLSEILRIYLYANATGEVKALTGVHFERDREKRIADHHQNDNEMQQTQVGKNSQYYELLHENPTYKMSDMLKDKPFMALSATDKAAILAFICNELLQNKAVIRQIEVSLETVVQQRKEKWLLDTKIRKLKMLHSRKVRSEAMEKAQKADGEEGVDSPSLHKDDLLDEDENDMSENESVGTQPEEVILEEDNKLSGEELGKKLEKFVKSSESQLHALNVATHQLRATCYGQDRYWRRYWSMPKAGGIFVEAIESADYAEFENQFKSDSDIAPVPIHSLSDVNNIVDSVEKINDTEVDQEVSNIVAANGDGLQSSDVKMTDDNENEHRKTPNRLNTLGNGELPDNGEKNLVQLQKSVDDIVQNLERNIDLEKQKESQDNNLNNHVEVKTDAMDNEPIGSKKFNLFERLGQCMERENKTEEDLKADVKAEVKEELKNEILNELKSEIKTELKTEVKQEVEEEKIDPEHKWFSIVHKDGSTCEGVQLTAGNKWENGVGACTRDNITELKIPVFPPPGSNSSATYNSCDSPAPLQMTPEESVQLELIKKHGMPASCTRMPVPKDKRYGWWRITEVDQLREVLDNLHMRGVRERELKRNFVNIMQTMYENQGRLHIEEGSKELSEFIAEQMDDVDYVEDAPRPDPPGSWNQSIAHRVDLFLLEQVEALEDKVASASMQVKGWKLPSRDLPEIAFGEVVKLVKERLSSLEQNIERRYLKPPLGVNTGDPNLAALAHEAASGSGGGSSGGGNCGSGSSLQSGSSASSSSGGGGGNAPASEDIPKGLMVWREAVNRSQTSAQLAMCLYSLEASIAWDKSIMKANCQFCHSGDNEDKLLLCDSCDRGYHTYCFKPKMENIPDGDWYCHECMNKATGDRNCIVCGKKVSQSGTKLILCELCPRAYHTDCIQPTLNKVPRGKWYCNNCISKKPQKKTVKKNHKISRESESSEHPPSSPAPSHSSVTTNEDQSLTLNSGGAPPNDTPSASACSSNSAAACATPNVSGSPTSSTTGALQPQGASSASKKDQHRANKKLMKELAPCRAILEDLECHDDAWPFLLPVNTKQFPTYKKIIKIPMDLSTIKKRLQDMQYKSREEFCADVRQIFNNCETFNEDDSPVGKAGHCMRQFFEARWNELCINHS from the exons gtGCAGCCTGGTGGTCCATGGCATCTCATCTGGCCGCACAAGATTACCTCGCTCGTTTGCAAGCCTCTGGCATGAACTTTCCCTCACTAGGTAATCCAAGTGATTTACAATACTCATCTCTGGGCCTCCCATCATTGTCCTCCCATCACAAATCATCGAAAAATTCGAAGAGTTCTTCACTGTCCAGATCGCAGGGACACTCAAAGGACAAACTGGCATCTATGTCAAAGGTGGATAGCAGGATCGAACAATCACTGAAAGCCACTTCAGTGCAAAACAGTAAATCTGGAGGCTCTGGAAGTCAAAAATACTCAAACTCTGGGTTGTCCATACAACCCAGCATGAAGTTACCTAGCAGCAATGCCAGTGGTGATAGGAAACAGTCATCGAAAAACAGTGATCTGAGTTATATGAAGCATTTAGACAAGCCGAAAAGTTCTAGTGCCTCATCTGGAGTTAAAGTTTCTTCTCAGCCTGCACCCAGCATATTTACAAGTCCATTAACTTTGGCCAGTAATTCAGACAAGAATAGTCCTAATTCAAATAGTACTCAAAATTCTGTGAATAGTAGTAGTATTGCCAGTTTACCTTCTAGTATATTAAG TGATCCAAATTCCATATTGGGTGGCGTTAGATTACCGCCCGACACGGAAATAATCAAATACACATCATCCATTGTGGGTCCTAAGATTCCAGGTACAACGAACCGTGGCAGAAAGAAGACGATTTCTTTGGATCCTCCAGTG GATCAAGATGGGCTCACACCGCCTTCGACACCGTCAGGTGACCGTGTGGAAGTTATCAAATTGCCGGCCACAAATGGCAGTCCATCCTCAATGTTCAACAGTTCGGGGGGATCGGACGCTACGGGCGGCGACTATCCACTTAATCTGTCATTGAAGCCGAGTACGGCCGTCTCCACCGCCAGCGGCAGTTCCTCTTTGAACTCGCTTAGCAATATGTCAGCCAATATCGGTGTCGATCGTATAT cTCGACGAAAACCTGGTCCCAAGCCACGCCGCGTCGTACCATCGGGCAGTCAGTTACCCCCGGCCGCTCCTAGCGCCTCTTTGGCCCAACTATTTGCCCAGGCCGACTCCCCTCGTCCGCCCAGTCGTAACGAAGGCTCGGACGGCGGCAGCTCCACATCCTCCACCTGTGCCGGCGGCAGTGCCTCAACCATGACGTCAATGTCCGCCAATCACAAAGAAGGTAGACCTAGAAATTTGGGCAGAGGCGTGAGCAAACCGAAGAAAAACACCGTGGCATCGTTGCTGGCTCAGAGCAGGGCGTTGGGTATTAAGCCGGGTCCGATGTTGGATCCTAACGCGTCCATGAACCAGCAGATGAACGTTCTGAAATCGAACATACTGGCTGCGCAGCAATACATTTCCGAAGCCGGTGGCGACGAGAAAGCCTTAAATAAATTCCTTCAGGAAAAGTTCAGAGGCACTTTAAGTGATTCTAGCACCGTAGACGCTTCCACCGACTCCGATAACTTGACCGATTCCAATCATACTGATTCCGAAATGGAATCCGAAGTGGCTGCCAAAAAGCAAAAACAGTACGATGAAAGGTTACTGCGAGTGCCGCTAGAGTTAG GTTGGAAACGAGAAACCGTCATCAGAGGTTTGACGAAGAACGGCGGAATTAAAGGCGACGTGACTTATGTAGCCCCTGATTCTTCCAACAAGTTCAAACAGATGTCTGACATCACCCAGTACTTGGAGTACCAAAAGAACGGTGAATTGTCGCGTGACAATTTCACGTTTAGCTGTCGAGTAATTTTGGGTGATTATTTACAACCTGTACCGCCTGAAATGGCAACGGATGGAAGTGAATTTATCCATCTTTCTGAAGAAGATGTTAATAGAAG gtTGGAAGAACTAAAGATGGCTATGCGTACAAGTCTGCCAGTCGAACAACGAATTGAAATGGCTAGAAAACAACAAGCAGCCAGAGCTGCGGCGAGGTTGGACCGGGAACAAGCCCGTTTGGCTAAGGAAATTGAAAGAACTGAACGACAAGAGGCCGCACGCAGAGACAGGGAAGCAAGATCCCAACAAATGCTCGAG GCCAAAAGAAAGCGCCAGGAAGAGCTCGAAAAACACAGACTTGAAGAACAGCAAAGAAAACAACAg gAGAGAGAACTCAAAAGACAACAGGCAGCCATACTAAAAGAACAA ATGTACATACAGGAGATCAGTAAACAACGAGAAATACTCTACACTGTTGAGTTG GAAAGAGAACGCCGCCGCCAACATATGGCCCTAGTGAAGGCACTTGAAAACAGAAGAAAATTGGAAGAAAGGGAACGCAAAAAGCAACAGCTTTTGGCCGAGAAGCAGGCCaacaaagaaaagaaaaaggaacaaagaaaaattgaattggaAATTCTTAACGAAATTCGTAAACCATGCGAGGACTTGGAACTGGATCAAAAACCTTTGCCAGAATTCGATAGAATTCCGAATATGAAAATGCCAGGCAAAGCGTTCGCCGACATCCTTATGGTGTTCGAATTTTTGCATAACTTTGGCGAGACTTTAGGATTTGATATGGAATCTTTGCCAACTCTCGATTCGTTGCAACAAGCCTTATTGCCACATGACAACTCGTTGGATGCAGAAGAAGAACTCTTCTCAGTAATGACCCATCTGTTGGTTTGTGCTATCGAAGATCCTGGTATTCCTAATCCCGCAAGGCACACCACGATCTTGGGCCAAAGCTTACGACAGGCTGACATAACGCATCAAAATTTGTCGGAAATTCTCAGAATTTACCTGTACGCTAACGCAACCGGTGAAGTGAAGGCCCTTACAGGTGTCCATTTTGAGAGAGATCGCGAAAAAAGAATAGCTGACCATCATCAAAACGACAACGAAATGCAGCAGACTCAAGTGGGAAAGAATTCTCAATATTATGAACTGTTGCACGAGAATCCAACATATAAAATGTCAGATATGCTCAAAGACAAACCATTCATGGCATTGTCGGCCACTGACAAAGCTGCCATATTAGCTTTTATTTGTAACGAGTTGCTTCAGAATAAAGCAGTTATTAGACAAATTGAAGTGTCTCTTGAAACTGTAGTACAACAAAGAAAAGAGAAGTGGCTTCTGGACACTAAAATTAGAAA GTTGAAGATGTTGCACAGTCGTAAGGTCAGGTCGGAAGCTATGGAAAAAGCACAAAAGGCAGATGGAGAAGAGGGCGTAGATTCTCCTTCATTGCATAAAGATGATCTCCTAGATGAAGATGAGAACGACATGAGCGAAAATGAAAGTGTTGGTACACAGCCTGAAGAGGTAATCTTG gaGGAGGATAACAAATTGTCTGGTGAGGAGCTTGGAAAGAAGCTGGAGAAGTTCGTCAAGAGTTCTGAATCCCAGTTGCACGCACTAAATGTCGCAACACATCAGTTACGGGCCACATGTTATGGTCAAGATCGCTATTGGCGCCGGTACTGGTCAATGCCCAAAGCGGGTGGGATATTTGTAGAAGCGATTGAGTCTGCCGACTATGCCGAATtcgaaaatcaatttaaatctgACAGTGATATTGCTCCAGTTCCAATTCATAGCTTGAGTGATGTTAATAATATCGTTGACAGTGTTGAAAAAATCAATGACACTGAAGTAGATCAAGAGGTAAGTAACATCGTGGCAGCCAATGGCGACGGACTTCAATCGTCCGATGTTAAAATGACCGATGACAACGAGAACGAGCACAGAAAAACACCTAACCGATTAAACACTCTTGGAAATGGTGAGTTGCCGGACAATGGCGAAAAGAATTTGGTACAACTGCAGAAAAGCGTGGATGACATTGTACAAAACCTCGAACGTAATATCGATCTGGAAAAACAGAAGGAATCTCAAgacaataatttgaataaccaTGTCGAGGTGAAAACCGACGCCATGGACAACGAACCGATTGGAAGTAAGAAGTTTAATCTCTTCGAACGATTGGGTCAGTGTATGGAGCGTGAGAACAAAACCGAAGAAGATCTGAAAGCCGACGTCAAAGCCGAAGTCAAAGAGGAGctgaaaaatgaaattcttaACGAACTCAAATcagaaattaaaactgaattaaaaacAGAAGTTAAGCAGGAAGTTGAGGAGGAAAAGATTGATCCTGAACATAAGTGGTTCAGTATTGTGCACAAAGACGGATCCACTTGTGAAGGTGTTCAATTAACTGCCGGAAACAAATGGGAAAACGGTGTTGGAGCATGCACTAGAGACAACATAACGGAATTAAAGATACCCGTCTTCCCGCCACCTGGCTCTAACTCGTCAGCAACCTACAACTCGTGTGATAGTCCAGCACCTTTACAG ATGACCCCTGAGGAAAGCGTTCAACTTGAGCTCATAAAGAAGCATGGTATGCCAGCATCATGTACACGGATGCCCGTCCCGAAGGACAAGAGATATGGCTGGTGGCGCATCACCGAAGTCGATCAGCTCAGGGAAGTGTTGGACAACTTGCATATGAGAGGCGTTCGTGAACGTGAACTTAAGCGAAACTTCGTCAACATCATGCAAACTATGTATGAAAATCAAGGACGTTTGCATATTGAAGAAGGCTCCAAAGAACTGAGCGAGTTCATTGCAGAACAAATGGACGATGTCGACTATGTTGAAGATGCTCCACGTCCGGATCCTCCAGGTTCTTGGAACCAATCGATTGCTCATCGTGTGGATCTCTTCCTTTTGGAACAG GTTGAAGCACTTGAGGATAAAGTCGCTAGTGCCAGCATGCAAGTAAAAGGGTGGAAATTGCCTAGTAGAGATCTTCCCGAGATTGCATTCGGTGAGGTAGTTAAACTTGTAAAGGAGAGACTGAGCTCTCTAGAACAGAACATTGAAAGGCGTTATTTAAAACCTCCATTGGGAGTaaa CACTGGCGACCCGAACCTTGCCGCCCTAGCGCACGAAGCCGCCTCCGGAAGTGGTGGCGGTTCGTCAGGGGGTGGAAACTGTGGTTCCGGGAGCTCTCTTCAGTCCGGCTCTTCGGCTTCGAGCTCCTCTGGCGGCGGTGGCGGCAACGCGCCTGCCTCAGAAGACATTCCCAAGGGACTGATGGTGTGGCGCGAGGCTGTTAATCGCTCTCAGACATCGGCACAGTTGGCCATGTGCTTGTATTCTCTCGAGGCATCGATAGCTTGGGATAAGAGCATCATGAAAGCT AACTGCCAATTTTGTCATAGTGGTGATAATGAAGATAAACTTCTTCTTTGTGATAGTTGCGATAGAGGATATCATACGTACTGTTTCAAACCAAAAATGGAAAACATTCCTGATGGAGACTG GTATTGTCACGAGTGCATGAACAAAGCAACTGGCGATAGAAATTGTATAGTCTGCGGAAAGAAAGTGTCCCAGTCAGGCACAAAATTGATCTTGTGTGAACTATGCCCGCGGGCCTACCACACTGACTGCATTCAGCCAACACTCAACAAAGTTCCCCGTGGCAAATGGTACTGCAACAACTGCATATCGAAAAAACCACAGAAGAAAACAGTGaagaaaaatcataaaatcagCAGGGAGAGTGAGTCCTCGGAACACCCTCCATCTAG TCCGGCTCCTTCTCACAGCTCGGTCACAACGAATGAGGACCAGTCACTGACCTTAAATAGCGGAGGGGCACCACCAAACGACACACCATCGGCTTCCGCATGCTCATCAAATAGTGCCGCTGCTTGTGCGACTCCCAATGTCAGTGGTTCACCTACTTCTTCCACAACTGGTGCACTACAACCTCAAGGCGCAAGCTCTGCATCAAAGAAGGATCAGCATCGCGCAAACAAGAAGCTAATGAAGGAACTAGCACCTTGCCGCGCAATTTTGGAAGACTTGGAGTGCCATGACGACGCATGGCCGTTCCTCCTGCCCGTAAACACCAAACAGTTTCCCAcctataagaaaattattaagatcCCAATGGATCTGTCCACCATCAAGAAACGTCTCCAAGATATGCA atacAAATCCAGAGAAGAGTTTTGCGCAGATGTGaggcaaatatttaataattgcgaAACTTTCAACGAAGACGACAGTCCAGTTGGAAAGGCTGGCCACTGCATGAGGCAATTCTTTGAGGCACGCTGGAATGAACTATGCATTAATCATAGTTGA